A window of Candidatus Eisenbacteria bacterium contains these coding sequences:
- a CDS encoding LuxR C-terminal-related transcriptional regulator translates to DQVFRSLATGRTVSQVALELNLSAKTVSTYRTRILEKMGLRTNAELTVYAVRNRLVE, encoded by the coding sequence AGGATCAGGTGTTCCGGAGCCTCGCGACGGGCAGGACGGTCTCGCAGGTCGCTCTGGAGCTGAATCTGAGCGCCAAGACCGTCAGCACCTACCGTACGCGCATCCTCGAGAAGATGGGGCTTCGAACGAACGCCGAGCTGACCGTGTACGCGGTCCGGAATCGCCTCGTCGAATAG